A genomic stretch from Megachile rotundata isolate GNS110a chromosome 1, iyMegRotu1, whole genome shotgun sequence includes:
- the Cyp4g15 gene encoding cytochrome P450 4g15 yields the protein MSAAGPEIVAGSVAAASGFSATTVFLSLLIPAVVLYLIYFRISRRHLIELGEKLPGPPALPVIGNALDLLGSSDTIFQNVYRRSFEYQDVIRLWVGPKLVVFLIDPRDVEVILSSHVYIDKSAEYRFFQPWLGDGLLISTGPKWRAHRKLIAPTFHLNVLKSFIDLFNANSRAVVEKMRKEGNKEFDCHHYMSELTVEILLETAMGVSKSTQDRSGFEYAMAVMKMCDILHLRHTKIWLRPDWLFNLTKYGKDQIKLLEIIHGLTKKVIQRKKEEYKSGKRNIIDTSNQKSDAKTTSVEGVSFGQSAGLKDDLDVEDDVGEKKRQAFLDLLIEAGENGVVLTDREVKEQVDTIMFEGHDTTASGSSFFLAMMGCHPDIQEKVIQELDEIFGDSDRPATFQDTLQMKYLERCLLETLRMYPPVPIIAREIKTDVKLASGDYTVPAGSTVVVATFKLHRQPHIYPNPDTFDPDNFLPEKTANRHYYAFVPFSAGPRSCVGRKYAMLKLKIVLSTILRNFRVRSDIKESDFRLQADIILKRAEGFKVRLEPRKVVAATA from the exons AAATAGTTGCCGGATCGGTTGCTGCGGCTTCCGGATTCTCGGCGACCACTGTCTTCCTATCTCTTCTTATTCCCGCTGTCGTTTTATATCTCATCTACTTCAGAATCTCTAGACGTCATTTGATCGAACTAGGAGAAAAATTGCCCGGTCCTCCAGCGTTGCCCGTTATTGGAAACGCTTTGGATCTTCTGGGAAGCTCTGACA CAATTTTCCAAAACGTTTACAGAAGGTCTTTCGAATACCAAGACGTTATCAGGCTATGGGTTGGACCTAAATTGGTAGTATTTTTGATTGACCCACGCGACGTTGAAGTAATTCTCTCCAGCCACGTATACATCGACAAATCTGCAGAATACAGGTTCTTCCAACCATGGCTTGGAGATGGTCTTCTCATTTCTACTG gaCCAAAATGGCGTGCCCATCGCAAACTGATCGCCCCAACTTTCCATTTGAACGTCCTGAAGAGTTTCATCGACCTGTTCAACGCTAACTCCCGCGCCGTAGTCGAGAAGATGCGCAAAGAAGGAAACAAGGAATTCGATTGCCACCATTACATGTCCGAACTGACCGTCGAGATCCTGCTGGAAACGGCCATGGGTGTCTCTAAGTCTACACAGGACCGCAGCGGATTCGAATACGCTATGGCTGTGATGAA AATGTGCGACATTCTTCATCTCCGTCACACGAAGATCTGGCTCAGGCCCGACTGGCTGTTCAACCTGACCAAGTACGGCAAGGATCAGATTAAACTGCTCGAAATCATCCATGGACTCACCAAGAAAGTTATCCAGCGTAAGAAGGAAGAATACAAGAGCGGAAAGAGGAACATCATTGACACCAGCAACCAGAAGAGCGACGCCAAG ACCACCTCCGTAGAAGGAGTTTCATTCGGACAGTCCGCCGGACTCAAGGACGATCTTGACGTAGAAGACGACGTCGGTGAGAAGAAGAGACAGGCCTTCCTCGACCTGCTGATCGAAGCCGGTGAAAACGGTGTCGTGCTGACCGATCGGGAAGTCAAGGAACAAGTAGACACCATCATGTTCGAG GGACACGACACAACCGCCTCTGGATCCAGTTTCTTCTTGGCCATGATGGGCTGCCACCCAGATATCCAAGAGAAAGTGATCCAAGAACTTGACGAGATCTTCGGCGACAGCGACAGGCCAGCCACCTTCCAGGATACTTTGCAAATGAAGTATCTTGAACGTTGCCTCCTGGAGACGCTTCGCATGTATCCACCTGTACCGATCATCGCTCGTGAAATTAAGACGGACGTGAAATTAG CATCGGGCGACTACACCGTCCCCGCCGGAAGCACAGTGGTGGTAGCCACCTTCAAGCTGCACAGACAGCCCCACATCTACCCGAACCCCGACACCTTCGACCCTGACAACTTCTTGCCAGAAAAGACCGCGAACCGTCATTACTACGCTTTCGTGCCATTCTCGGCTGGTCCCCGATCGTGCGTGGGCCGTAAATACGCCATGCTCAAGTTGAAGATCGTCCTGTCCACCATCCTCAGAAACTTCCGTGTCAGATCCGACATCAAGGAGTCCGACTTCAGGCTGCAGGCTGATATCATTCTGAAGAGAGCCGAGGGATTCAAGGTCAGGCTCGAACCCAGGAAAGTCGTGGCAGCCACTGCTTAA
- the LOC100875418 gene encoding uncharacterized protein LOC100875418 isoform X2 has protein sequence MATKYETERKYDIVEFLRKDYKEWSSTSDSKSNECSGNRPRKLKTLPQAGWHEKEKVMADLKAALPDISPREVRRHLIPYHKAILLELEEQNYYEAAYFMRELFDLDKQIAEKTVGTKMWKKSYLENEMDYITCLKSALIAFENARRKGDYIARAISLLDVALFFQSKGWEWWWVTERLYQAALTAAEAIGNDNLRTITLIRYLYGRFLFHELKNPREALEYVKKAREASENKVWNASKQLCEKQRSIFIECNVLLYKALLTLARAERSEDPDFALNACIEALERATDAGNNEYITEALYELGKSYFAKNDVKRALQSFSKFLAIAKRIPDAEGICNGHMELAFTYKELDDHVHTEKHLRLYRENAEKFGYKDKLADAHYYTGEHYLSQGKRESRNITICYYNAVSTMKRRP, from the exons atggCAACGAAGTACGAAACAGAGAGAAAGTACGATATCGTCGAGTTTTTGAGGAAGGATTATAAAGAATGGTCGAGTACTTCCGACAGCAAAAGCAACGAATGCAGCGGCAATCGCCCGAGGAAACTGAAAACCTTACCGCAAGCCGGATGGCACGAGAAAGAGAAGGTTATGGCTGATTTGAAAGCTGCGTTACCGGATATCAGTCCTAGAGAAGTGCGAAG GCACCTTATACCGTACCACAAGGCGATTCTTCTCGAACTCGAAGAACAGAATTACTACGAAGCGGCGTATTTCATGAGGGAACTTTTCGATCTCGATAAACAGATCGCGGAGAAAACGGTTGGAACGAAGATGTGGAAAAAGTCGTATTTGGAGAATGAGATGGATTATATAACCTGTTTGAAGAGTGCATTGATTGCGTTCGAGAATGCTAGGAGGAAAG GTGATTACATTGCACGAGCCATCTCCCTTCTCGACGTCGCTCTATTTTTCCAATCGAAAGGCTGGGAATGGTGGTGGGTGACCGAGCGCCTCTACCAAGCAGCCCTCACAGCCGCAGAAGCCATCGGAAACGACAATCTGCGAACGATAACTCTGATACGTTACTTGTACGGTCGTTTCCTTTTTCACGAAC TGAAGAATCCGAGGGAAGCTTTAGAGTACGTGAAGAAGGCACGCGAGGCGTCGGAGAACAAAGTATGGAATGCCTCGAAACAGTTGTGCGAAAAGCAACGTTCCATCTTCATCGAATGCAACGTTCTTTTGTATAAGGCGTTGCTGACTCTCGCTCGAGCTGAACGTTCGGAGGATCCTGATTTCGCTTTGAATGCTTGTATTGAGGCGTTGGAGAGAGCCACGGATG CCGGTAACAACGAATACATCACTGAAGCTCTTTACGAACTCGGAAAGAGTTACTTCGCGAAGAACGATGTGAAACGAGCTCTGCAGAGTTTCTCCAAATTTTTGGCCATCGCGAAGAGGATCCCAGATGCGGAGGGAATTTGTAACGGACACATGGAACTAGCATTTACGTACAaa GAATTAGACGACCATGTTCATACCGAAAAACACTTGCGTCTGTACCGAGAAAACGCTGAGAAATTCGGATACAAAGACAAACTAGCTGATGCGCATTACTATACCGGAGAACATTACTTGAGTCAG GGCAAGAGAGAATCaagaaatattacaatttgttATTACAATGCGGTGAGTACGATGAAGAGGCGACCTTGA
- the LOC100875418 gene encoding uncharacterized protein LOC100875418 isoform X1 — MATKYETERKYDIVEFLRKDYKEWSSTSDSKSNECSGNRPRKLKTLPQAGWHEKEKVMADLKAALPDISPREVRRHLIPYHKAILLELEEQNYYEAAYFMRELFDLDKQIAEKTVGTKMWKKSYLENEMDYITCLKSALIAFENARRKGDYIARAISLLDVALFFQSKGWEWWWVTERLYQAALTAAEAIGNDNLRTITLIRYLYGRFLFHELKNPREALEYVKKAREASENKVWNASKQLCEKQRSIFIECNVLLYKALLTLARAERSEDPDFALNACIEALERATDAGNNEYITEALYELGKSYFAKNDVKRALQSFSKFLAIAKRIPDAEGICNGHMELAFTYKELDDHVHTEKHLRLYRENAEKFGYKDKLADAHYYTGEHYLSQGQMSLSTAHLESALCMYNELGSSQEADLARCIAGVSQGQERIKKYYNLLLQCGEYDEEATLKICRWKSCRENFWTEKIQDDKSELDISHEHSLDTISSILSRNDAGREMSWP, encoded by the exons atggCAACGAAGTACGAAACAGAGAGAAAGTACGATATCGTCGAGTTTTTGAGGAAGGATTATAAAGAATGGTCGAGTACTTCCGACAGCAAAAGCAACGAATGCAGCGGCAATCGCCCGAGGAAACTGAAAACCTTACCGCAAGCCGGATGGCACGAGAAAGAGAAGGTTATGGCTGATTTGAAAGCTGCGTTACCGGATATCAGTCCTAGAGAAGTGCGAAG GCACCTTATACCGTACCACAAGGCGATTCTTCTCGAACTCGAAGAACAGAATTACTACGAAGCGGCGTATTTCATGAGGGAACTTTTCGATCTCGATAAACAGATCGCGGAGAAAACGGTTGGAACGAAGATGTGGAAAAAGTCGTATTTGGAGAATGAGATGGATTATATAACCTGTTTGAAGAGTGCATTGATTGCGTTCGAGAATGCTAGGAGGAAAG GTGATTACATTGCACGAGCCATCTCCCTTCTCGACGTCGCTCTATTTTTCCAATCGAAAGGCTGGGAATGGTGGTGGGTGACCGAGCGCCTCTACCAAGCAGCCCTCACAGCCGCAGAAGCCATCGGAAACGACAATCTGCGAACGATAACTCTGATACGTTACTTGTACGGTCGTTTCCTTTTTCACGAAC TGAAGAATCCGAGGGAAGCTTTAGAGTACGTGAAGAAGGCACGCGAGGCGTCGGAGAACAAAGTATGGAATGCCTCGAAACAGTTGTGCGAAAAGCAACGTTCCATCTTCATCGAATGCAACGTTCTTTTGTATAAGGCGTTGCTGACTCTCGCTCGAGCTGAACGTTCGGAGGATCCTGATTTCGCTTTGAATGCTTGTATTGAGGCGTTGGAGAGAGCCACGGATG CCGGTAACAACGAATACATCACTGAAGCTCTTTACGAACTCGGAAAGAGTTACTTCGCGAAGAACGATGTGAAACGAGCTCTGCAGAGTTTCTCCAAATTTTTGGCCATCGCGAAGAGGATCCCAGATGCGGAGGGAATTTGTAACGGACACATGGAACTAGCATTTACGTACAaa GAATTAGACGACCATGTTCATACCGAAAAACACTTGCGTCTGTACCGAGAAAACGCTGAGAAATTCGGATACAAAGACAAACTAGCTGATGCGCATTACTATACCGGAGAACATTACTTGAGTCAG GGACAAATGAGTTTATCCACTGCCCATTTGGAGAGTGCTTTGTGCATGTACAATGAACTTGGTTCTTCTCAAGAGGCTGATCTCGCTAGATGCATCGCAGGAGTTTCTCAAG GGCAAGAGAGAATCaagaaatattacaatttgttATTACAATGCGGTGAGTACGATGAAGAGGCGACCTTGAAAATCTGTCGATGGAAAAGTTGCAGGGAAAACTTTTGGACCGAGAAAATACAAG acGATAAATCAGAATTGGATATCTCGCACGAACATTCGTTGGATACCATTTCATCCATATTATCAAGAAACGACGCTGGTCGAGAAATGTCATGGCCTTAA
- the LOC100875307 gene encoding uncharacterized protein LOC100875307 produces MPRQCCFLCATDEGVFLDITTENKQLYRKQFETCSLVKVPTSDQLPTKLCHKCVYELNQCSNFIERVKRTTRAKSRNQKPCCTLCHYSSRSELIFDFNKDHSLHNNSFDRVQTIFNYDLKSFKAAYKYICLSCRYTLDVLLDLKNVSKEISTKINDIINEKIDYVNMPKIKTNVVSRKTTTTESARTNLSAEKPALEKSDNESTKVMRTRARNNKLNNNQSNEKLQSRVCDECHSSVKAGDNLYKVHKTRNNICKKCWVRRGLDKDETENQIQQNGTETKVCKVFLKDVLKETELKEQKRKTVNKRHVTVKSIENESKSSKVVDTRGSESKQGQKRSISTVEDEEKSAKDEVPQTKKSRANVQSDHDDSKKSEESIQKEPETKRVRSSTRIVRQNSESDSSLVKRRSERSLTKQKQAAGASLSDADVDTKRNRKKLRSILEGNAVIKNLDLTDESSSNEDSAKRKRRHTSTSPDPPSKRSKTVSIRESKSPVTKSKTSQESQSSESDTNDVLFHTRTYVCDECGASYENKLLGLTHKLTHYSRPKLKLEKMKEDAIKKDTSTKTDEPPKDQSEIAISVDDDEEESANDADNAVESTEDKAQDSKKDAVEDAIDMELVMKESDDDVTEKKAEESQREEEEVDTAVPDSPKEKETETKKQKRSSYDNNNKSNNNDESEEKESPDSKGKKKTSLSSVEETKEKEDKQNALLSDNEDVAEEKENVEEEQKPEESNVVNNKDDEKEDEDAGDKTTRTERKDSSEEEPISLGIWEPEAEVTESINESESPKSSKNEVTKDKLESSKTEKAESSKDDKEEEEKEAEETVIDVESSGQESSECVEIKESGDDDIEQIGKLKKTITKSIISEEIIVTKESITIEEDDIEIEGESISNTTVTKAEESTDCADAAAEVLREVIDLASAEVQKRQEVTELDSEEDSNEVETLENISREIQNSVEVPPLD; encoded by the exons ATGCCAAGACAGTGTTGTTTTCTTTGTGCTACCGATGAAGGAGTTTTTTTAGATATAACAACGGAAAACAAACAACTGTATCGAAAACAATTCGAAACTTGTTCACTTGTTAAG GTACCAACATCAGATCAACTTCCGACCAAACTTTGTCACAAATGTGTGTATGAACTAAATCAATGCAGTAATTTTATAGAAAGAGTTAAACGTACCACAAGAGCTAAGTCAAGAAATCAGAAACCATGCTGCACTTTATGCCACTACTCTTCAAGAAGCgaattaatttttgattttaataaaGACCACAGTTTACATAATAATTCATTTGACAGAGtccaaacaatttttaattatgat CTTAAAAGTTTCAAAGCAGCCTACAAATATATATGTTTGTCTTGCCGATATACATTAGATGTATTGCTCGATTTAAAGAATGTATCTAAAGAAATTTCTACCAAGATAAATGATATAATCAATGAAAAGATTGATTATGTAAATATGCCCAAG ATAAAAACCAATGTAGTAAGTCGTAAAACTACAACTACTGAATCTGCTAGAACAAACTTGTCCGCAGAAAAACCTGCCTTAGAAAAATCTGATAATGAATCTACCAAAGTAATGCGTACACGGGcacgaaataataaattaaataataatcaatCAAACGAAAAATTACAATCGCGAGTTTGCGATGAATGCCATAGTTCTGTTAAAGCTGGGGATAATCTGTACAAAGTTCATAAAACGaggaacaatatttgcaagaaGTGTTGGGTGAGAAGGGGTCTCGATAAAGATGAAACCGAAAATCAAATACAGCAAAATGGTACAGAAACTAAGGTTTGTAAAGTATTTTTGAAAGATGTATTGAAAGAGACAGAACTAAAAGAACAAAAGCGGAAAACTGTTAACAAGAGACACGTAACGGTGAAGAGCATAGAAAATGAAAGTAAGTCTAGCAAGGTAGTTGACACCAGAGGCAGTGAAAGTAAGCAAGGTCAAAAGCGTTCTATTTCGACCGTGGAAGATGAAGAGAAATCGGCGAAAGACGAAGTTCCACAGACTAAAAAATCTAGGGCTAACGTACAATCGGATCACGATGATTCCAAGAAATCCGAGGAGTCAATACAAAAAGAGCCAGAAACAAAAAGAGTCAGATCTAGCACTCGCATCGTTCGTCAAAATTCTGAGTCAGATTCCTCTCTGGTGAAGAGAAGAAGCGAAAGAAGTTTAACCAAACAAAAGCAAGCAGCAGGCGCATCGTTATCTGACGCGGACGTTGACACTAAACGTAATCGCAAAAAGTTGAGAAGTATTTTAGAAGGTAACGCTGTGATAAAGAATCTAGATTTAACCGATGAATCTTCTTCGAACGAGGACTCCGCAAAGAGGAAACGAAGGCACACAAGCACCTCTCCTGACCCGCCCAGCAAGAGAAGTAAAACAGTTTCTATTAGAGAATCAAAATCTCCTGTTACTAAATCAAAAACATCGCAAGAATCGCAGTCTTCTGAATCCGACACCAACGATGTACTGTTCCACACTAGAACATATGTTTGCGACGAATGCGGAGCTAGTTATGAAAATAAACTACTAGGTTTGACGCACAAATTGACACATTACAGTCGTCCGAAATTGAAATTAGAAAAGATGAAGGAAGATGCTATAAAGAAAGACACAAGTACAAAAACGGATGAGCCACCTAAAGATCAGTCTGAGATAGCAATAAGTGTAGATGACGACGAGGAAGAATCAGCGAACGATGCAGATAACGCGGTTGAAAGCACGGAAGATAAAGCACAAGATTCTAAAAAGGATGCGGTGGAAGATGCCATTGATATGGAACTAGTTATGAAAGAATCTGATGATGACGTCACCGAAAAGAAAGCAGAGGAATCGcagagagaagaagaagaagtagacACAGCAGTGCCAGACTCGCCAAAAGAGAAGGAAACTGAAACTAAGAAACAAAAAAGAAGTAGTTACGAtaacaacaataagagtaacaacaaCGACGAATCGGAGGAGAAAGAAAGCCCAGATTCAAAAGGGAAGAAGAAGACCTCTCTCAGTAGTGTtgaagaaacaaaagaaaaagaagataaaCAAAATGCCTTACTTAGTGATAATGAAGATGTagcagaagaaaaagaaaatgtggAAGAAGAGCAAAAGCCAGAGGAAAGTAACGTAGTCAACAATAAAGACGACGAAAAAGAAGATGAAGATGCGGGCGATAAAACTACAAGAACGGAAAGGAAAGACAGTAGCGAAGAAGAACCAATATCTTTAGGAATATGGGAGCCAGAGGCCGAAGTCACTGAAAGTATAAATGAATCAGAATCGCCGAAGAGTTCTAAAAATGAGGTTACAAAGGACAAACTAGAGTCTTCTAAAACTGAGAAAGCAGAATCTTCTAAAGATGATaaagaggaagaagagaaagaagccGAAGAGACTGTCATAGACGTGGAGAGCAGCGGACAAGAATCCTCTGAATGTGTGGAGATAAAAGAGTCCGGTGACGACGATATAGAACAAATAGGGAAATTAAAAAAGACTATAACTAAATCTATTATTTCGGAAGAAATAATAGTAACAAAAGAAAGTATCACGATCGAGGAAGACGACATCGAAATCGAGGGCGAAAGCATCTCAAACACAACAGTCACTAAAGCAGAAGAATCAACCGATTGCGCTGACGCCGCAGCAGAGGTTCTACGCGAGGTCATCGACTTAGCGAGCGCCGAAGTTCAGAAACGACAAGAGGTTACCGAGTTAGACAGCGAAGAGGATTCTAACGAGGTAGAAACATTAGAAAACATATCGCGTGAAATACAGAACAGTGTCGAAGTACCGCCTCTCGATTAA